The genomic DNA ATAAATTCATATGTTGTTGGTGCTACAATATGTGTATGATCGTCATGATCATCATGATCATGGTCATCATCTTTATCACAACTCACAATAAAAAGTGGAGCTGCGATTAAAAAAGTTATGTAAAATATGTTCTTGGGAAAATTCATTTTAAAATAATTTAAACTAATACTTATATTTAGAATATTTCTAAATAGCGAAGCAAAAATAATAAATTATTTATAATAGTTCTAAATAATATTTAAAATAATTCTAAATAAATTTTAGTTAGCAGGATTTGCCCTTATTGTCTCCGTCAATCCACTTTCCTTTCTTGACTTGACCTAAATATTTGACTATTTTGTTTTTTGAATACATCTCTATGGCACGTTCAACTTCTTGCATATTCTTACGAATAATCTTAATCGCTGATGTAGAACCGTGAGTTCTTAATTCTATATAAAATCCATCCCTTAATTTTGGCGGTTGAGTAGATGGTCTACCTCTTCTTTGCATATTCAAGCAATATAGTATAAAATTCTTATTATAATAATAATTTTAATAAATATTTAATAACAAAGTAAATTTTATAAACTACTGATAATTTATGAATATGTATATTTATAACGATTAAAATATTTAGTATTGAAAAATTATAGACGATTCTTTATTAAAACATTAATGAAATTAGGTGTAATTAGTTTACTACCAACTAAATTATACGCATTTAATTCTAATGATGGATGTGAAATTACAACTAGTGATATTGAAGGTCCATTTTATGCAGGTAATTACTTGAACCTATATAATATTACACCATTTGATATAAATGATTCAAACCAAAACTTTCTAATTATTTCTGGCACAGTATACGCATCGGATTGCAAAACACCTATTCCAAATGCATTAGTTGAAATTTGGCATGCAAATCAAGGTTCGTTTAATAGTAAAACAAATGAGTTCTTGAACTCCTCCTATGAAAAGAATTATTTTCGGGGGCAGATTAATACCGATAACTTTGGCAACTACTCATTTCTAACTGTAATACCAGGAAAGTATTTAAACGGATCATACTATAGACCAAGTCACATACATTATAAAGTCACATATTTAAATACTGAATTAACTTCTCAAATCTACTTCGATGGTGACATAAGTATCCCTTTAGATCCTTGGGCTTCAAGTGAAAATGCATCAGATAGAATTATTACATTATTTCCAGATTCTAATGATATTTCAAATGGTATATTTGATATTACTCTAAATATCAGCCCTGACAATATAAACACTACCAACATAGAAAATAATACTAGTGTTATTAATACCATCTACCCAAACCCCATTAGCAGTAATACAATTATTAAACTAAATAAATGTGGAAAAAATTCTCAAATTGAGATATATGATGTCAATGGCAATTTAATTGTAAGAAAAATTAACTCAGCTACAGAAATTAATCTATTAGATTTTTTAGACAAACCTATTGGAAGAGGAATCTATATACTTAAAATATCAACTTCTAATGGATTAAGTCAAATAAAAAGATTTGTAGTTTAAAACTCCTTATAAGACACTAATTATATATCTTTGTAACATGGAAACAACACAAATATTAATCATTATTGCCGCGAT from Flavobacteriales bacterium TMED191 includes the following:
- a CDS encoding T9SS C-terminal target domain-containing protein; its protein translation is MKNYRRFFIKTLMKLGVISLLPTKLYAFNSNDGCEITTSDIEGPFYAGNYLNLYNITPFDINDSNQNFLIISGTVYASDCKTPIPNALVEIWHANQGSFNSKTNEFLNSSYEKNYFRGQINTDNFGNYSFLTVIPGKYLNGSYYRPSHIHYKVTYLNTELTSQIYFDGDISIPLDPWASSENASDRIITLFPDSNDISNGIFDITLNISPDNINTTNIENNTSVINTIYPNPISSNTIIKLNKCGKNSQIEIYDVNGNLIVRKINSATEINLLDFLDKPIGRGIYILKISTSNGLSQIKRFVV